From Candidatus Vondammii sp. HM_W22, one genomic window encodes:
- a CDS encoding TetR/AcrR family transcriptional regulator has protein sequence MPSKSERTRQSIIDAANQLFYRKGYNRSSFTDVVDETGIPRGNIYYYFKTKDEMLEAVINHRLATITTMLSEWDNTIPQPLDRLERFIQIMYDSTPALLRSGCPMGSLNIELAKDQPELKQIVHRLFDIFQQWLAKQFSMMGYPDEARELSLQLMARGQGIIVVAQAYQDPGFLEDGTKEINRWLEELERYA, from the coding sequence ATGCCCAGCAAAAGTGAAAGAACCCGGCAATCCATTATCGATGCAGCCAACCAGCTCTTTTATCGTAAAGGCTACAATCGCAGCTCATTTACCGATGTAGTGGATGAGACAGGCATACCCCGGGGAAACATCTACTACTACTTCAAGACCAAGGACGAGATGCTGGAGGCCGTGATAAACCATCGCTTGGCAACGATCACTACCATGCTTTCCGAGTGGGATAACACGATTCCGCAACCCCTTGACCGGCTGGAGCGCTTTATCCAAATCATGTATGACAGCACCCCGGCACTACTCCGTTCGGGCTGTCCCATGGGTTCACTCAATATAGAGCTGGCGAAAGACCAGCCGGAGTTGAAACAGATAGTCCACAGACTGTTCGATATTTTCCAGCAGTGGCTGGCAAAACAGTTTTCCATGATGGGTTATCCGGATGAAGCACGAGAACTCTCCCTGCAACTAATGGCCAGGGGCCAGGGCATTATCGTCGTTGCACAGGCTTATCAGGACCCGGGATTTCTGGAGGATGGAACAAAAGAGATCAATCGCTGGCTTGAAGAGCTGGAACGATATGCATAG